One Lactobacillus sp. CBA3606 DNA segment encodes these proteins:
- the acpP gene encoding acyl carrier protein gives MTKEEIFNKIAAIIADRFEVDQSKVTMEMNLQQDLDADSIDFVEFVLELEDTFGSEISDEDAEKLNTVGEVVDYVAARQAK, from the coding sequence ATGACTAAGGAAGAAATTTTTAATAAAATTGCTGCAATCATTGCCGATCGTTTTGAAGTGGATCAAAGCAAAGTGACCATGGAAATGAACTTGCAACAAGATTTAGATGCAGATTCAATTGATTTTGTTGAATTTGTCTTAGAACTCGAAGACACTTTCGGTAGCGAAATCTCAGATGAAGATGCTGAAAAATTAAACACGGTTGGTGAAGTTGTCGATTATGTGGCAGCTCGGCAAGCCAAGTAA
- the rnc gene encoding ribonuclease III: MITELAAMLKERFGITFKNPDLLAEAFTQASYVNEHQDQNLKFYERVEFLGDAVLELTVSEYLYKRYKDMPQGKLTRLRAAMVCEDSFASFARECGFPQYIRLGKGEQKAKAWERDSLLCDIFESFVGALYLDQGREPILKFAHQVIFPKLDEGRFDGVFDYKTTLQEYLQQAGDVEIDYDLVEQNGPANDRSYEIAVLANGKKIGVGTGYSKKEAEQSAARQAYTQLQQSND, translated from the coding sequence ATGATTACTGAACTAGCCGCAATGTTAAAAGAACGCTTTGGAATCACCTTTAAGAACCCTGATTTGTTAGCTGAAGCATTTACGCAAGCTTCTTACGTGAATGAGCATCAAGATCAAAATTTAAAATTTTATGAACGGGTCGAATTTTTGGGAGATGCCGTCTTGGAATTGACAGTTTCTGAGTATTTATACAAACGCTATAAAGACATGCCCCAAGGTAAGTTGACTCGCCTCCGGGCAGCCATGGTTTGCGAAGATAGTTTCGCCAGCTTTGCTCGTGAGTGTGGGTTTCCGCAATATATTCGCTTAGGTAAAGGTGAACAAAAAGCCAAAGCCTGGGAACGTGATTCACTATTATGTGATATTTTTGAGTCCTTTGTCGGGGCCTTGTATTTAGACCAAGGTCGCGAGCCAATCTTAAAATTTGCCCATCAGGTCATTTTTCCTAAATTAGATGAAGGCCGTTTTGATGGCGTGTTTGATTATAAAACGACTTTACAAGAATATCTGCAACAAGCCGGCGATGTCGAGATTGACTATGACTTAGTCGAACAAAATGGTCCGGCGAATGACCGATCTTATGAGATTGCCGTGCTGGCTAATGGTAAAAAGATTGGTGTGGGTACGGGTTATTCCAAAAAGGAAGCGGAACAAAGCGCTGCCCGACAAGCTTATACGCAATTACAACAAAGTAACGATTAA
- the smc gene encoding chromosome segregation protein SMC, giving the protein MQLKSLEISGFKSFADKTKIDFQAGMTGIVGPNGSGKSNIIEAIRWVLGEQAVKHLRGTKMADVIFAGSAHRKPLNLAKVTIVFDNSDHFLPLDYAEVSITRKLFRNGDSEYLINNQACRLKDITNLMVDTGLGKDSFSVISQGRVEAVFNAKPEERRSIIEDVAGVLKYKKDKLTTENKLAETTDYLDRVNDIVTELAQQREPLAEQASLARDYQDQKQKFDQLDQARLAKKVTIAHDQLVEVNAQLVKAKALVTDYQQKATAGAQQLAQMQADQSAKLRQKDKLTAKNLTLTKTIENTQGQQGVDAERQQNQQATHQRVQAELAAATAQLQTLTTQQTELTTQLATQKQRVMTVEAVVDQLTIATSAQGRQQLAAQLAQLRADYINEMQRQASLNNEAKHLDKQHQQTDTQRTAAAQNLATSQAQLKQAETTVDVKNRVRSELANQVTAEKQLLQQREAQQKANRVKVDEQQQQLFDAAGIKQKARLEVENLQAAQERYTNFYAGVRTVLQHRQQFPGVAGPVSELLTVPADYTKAVEVALGGQLQNVVCDTQFTARNVVNFLKQQHLGRATFLPVERIQARQLPVATEHDLQQQVGVVGVASELIKCEQAFVAIKRYLLGTTVIVDTLEHALTISKTRRFHCKFVTVAGETIAASGAITGGANRHETQGPLQQQQRVKSLTANIEKMDAALITHEQALATAKQLGQELVSQIETRQQHLAALQQQLSQAQVALQAAQNDRQQLARQVKALTYEQTQRATDETSYATQVSENKTNLAENQQKLADFKAEMANIEQQQRDYEQYQKDQTGKLQTQRETLVTLKERCKQTEQQLQQCQAQLKSQTMAKTTATASLAQIQTNLSSQQLSVQERTARLKQAKAEQAKVVAQQAQVQADLTALTDGVAAATTQQTRQRELAAAATDDYRRLELSQTKLTGEVEHATADLAEKYDLTVSAAQATVSSLTLTEINDQLKLLKRGLDEIGTVNLGAIEEFDRVSARYDFLTQQASDLKAAKVHLLQTMADLDATVVTRFKTAFDQVATAFSQIFSQMFGGGEARLMLTDPDHLLTSGVDIMAQPPGKKFQRLSLLSGGERALTAITLLFAILAVRPTPFSILDEAEAALDDANVDRFSQYLNDFQTDTQFVIITHRKGTMMHANVLYGVTMEESGVSKMVSVSLDDLKTTQN; this is encoded by the coding sequence ATGCAACTTAAATCATTAGAAATCAGCGGCTTTAAGTCGTTTGCCGATAAAACAAAAATTGACTTTCAAGCTGGTATGACAGGGATCGTTGGACCAAATGGGAGTGGCAAAAGTAACATTATTGAAGCCATTCGTTGGGTTCTAGGTGAGCAAGCTGTCAAACATTTACGAGGCACGAAAATGGCCGATGTAATTTTTGCCGGCTCAGCGCATCGTAAACCGCTGAATCTCGCAAAAGTGACCATTGTTTTTGACAATAGTGATCACTTTCTCCCCCTGGATTATGCCGAAGTCAGCATTACACGGAAATTATTTCGAAATGGTGATAGCGAATACCTCATCAACAATCAAGCGTGTCGCCTCAAGGATATTACTAACTTGATGGTAGATACCGGTTTGGGGAAGGATTCATTTTCAGTCATTTCACAAGGCCGCGTTGAAGCGGTTTTTAATGCTAAACCAGAAGAACGTCGCAGTATCATTGAAGATGTGGCGGGGGTTTTGAAGTATAAAAAAGATAAATTGACGACCGAAAACAAATTAGCTGAAACGACGGATTATTTGGATCGCGTCAATGATATTGTGACCGAATTGGCACAACAAAGGGAGCCATTGGCTGAACAAGCAAGCTTAGCCCGTGATTATCAAGATCAAAAACAAAAATTTGATCAGCTTGATCAGGCGCGGTTGGCTAAAAAAGTCACGATTGCCCATGATCAATTAGTCGAAGTTAATGCACAGTTGGTGAAGGCCAAAGCTTTAGTCACGGATTATCAGCAAAAGGCCACCGCTGGCGCACAACAATTGGCGCAAATGCAAGCAGATCAAAGTGCCAAGTTACGCCAAAAGGACAAGCTAACTGCTAAAAACTTAACGTTGACTAAAACCATCGAAAATACCCAAGGTCAACAAGGGGTGGATGCTGAACGCCAGCAAAATCAGCAGGCCACCCATCAACGGGTCCAAGCTGAATTAGCAGCAGCAACGGCCCAACTTCAGACGCTGACGACGCAACAAACCGAGTTAACAACGCAGTTAGCTACGCAAAAGCAGCGGGTTATGACCGTTGAGGCTGTGGTCGATCAGTTAACGATTGCCACTAGTGCGCAAGGCCGGCAACAATTAGCCGCGCAACTGGCACAGCTGCGAGCGGATTATATTAACGAAATGCAGCGTCAGGCCTCACTCAATAATGAAGCGAAGCATTTAGATAAACAGCACCAACAAACTGATACGCAACGAACCGCCGCTGCCCAAAATTTAGCGACTAGTCAGGCCCAGCTCAAACAAGCTGAAACCACGGTCGATGTTAAAAATCGGGTTCGCAGTGAGTTAGCCAATCAAGTCACTGCTGAAAAGCAATTACTCCAGCAACGAGAAGCACAACAAAAAGCGAATCGGGTTAAAGTTGACGAGCAACAGCAGCAGTTGTTCGATGCGGCGGGAATCAAGCAAAAAGCGCGCCTAGAAGTCGAAAACTTGCAAGCGGCGCAAGAACGCTATACGAATTTTTACGCTGGGGTACGGACCGTGCTACAGCATCGGCAACAATTTCCGGGGGTGGCTGGGCCGGTTTCTGAATTATTGACGGTGCCAGCTGATTACACGAAAGCGGTTGAAGTCGCTTTAGGCGGTCAACTCCAGAATGTGGTTTGTGATACACAATTTACCGCCCGGAATGTGGTTAATTTTTTAAAGCAACAACATTTGGGTCGGGCGACCTTTTTACCAGTTGAACGGATTCAAGCCCGGCAGTTGCCCGTAGCGACAGAGCACGATCTCCAGCAACAAGTTGGCGTGGTCGGCGTTGCGAGTGAATTAATCAAATGTGAGCAAGCGTTTGTCGCCATTAAGCGCTATTTGTTAGGGACGACGGTCATTGTGGATACGCTCGAGCATGCGCTGACTATTTCCAAAACGCGGCGGTTTCATTGTAAATTCGTTACGGTTGCTGGTGAAACCATTGCTGCCAGTGGGGCTATTACTGGTGGGGCTAATCGCCATGAAACACAGGGTCCATTGCAACAACAACAACGAGTCAAAAGCCTAACCGCTAACATTGAAAAAATGGATGCGGCCCTAATCACGCACGAACAAGCACTAGCAACGGCCAAGCAGTTAGGGCAAGAATTGGTCAGTCAGATTGAAACCCGGCAACAACACTTAGCAGCGTTGCAGCAACAGCTGTCACAGGCGCAAGTAGCGTTGCAAGCGGCGCAAAATGACCGCCAGCAATTAGCGCGCCAAGTCAAAGCATTAACCTATGAACAGACGCAACGGGCGACGGATGAGACCAGTTATGCTACGCAAGTCAGTGAAAATAAAACTAATTTAGCCGAAAATCAGCAAAAATTAGCTGATTTCAAGGCTGAAATGGCTAATATTGAACAACAACAACGTGACTATGAACAGTATCAAAAGGACCAGACGGGTAAGTTGCAAACGCAACGTGAAACGTTAGTGACGTTAAAAGAGCGTTGTAAACAAACTGAACAACAGTTGCAGCAATGCCAAGCGCAACTTAAAAGCCAGACAATGGCGAAAACAACGGCGACTGCTAGTTTGGCCCAAATTCAAACGAATCTATCAAGTCAGCAACTTTCCGTGCAAGAACGAACTGCACGCTTAAAGCAAGCCAAAGCTGAGCAAGCCAAAGTCGTTGCCCAGCAAGCCCAAGTACAAGCTGATTTGACGGCTTTAACTGATGGTGTTGCGGCTGCAACCACTCAGCAAACGCGTCAACGCGAATTAGCTGCAGCTGCAACGGATGACTATCGTCGATTAGAGCTTAGTCAAACCAAGTTAACGGGCGAAGTTGAACATGCAACCGCTGATTTGGCAGAGAAATATGACTTAACTGTCAGTGCGGCGCAAGCAACGGTCAGTTCATTAACGTTGACAGAAATTAATGACCAATTAAAGCTATTAAAACGTGGCTTAGATGAGATTGGGACTGTTAATTTAGGTGCAATTGAAGAATTCGACCGGGTATCCGCTCGCTATGACTTCTTAACACAACAAGCCAGCGATTTGAAGGCGGCTAAAGTACACTTGTTACAAACGATGGCGGACTTAGACGCAACCGTGGTCACACGGTTTAAAACGGCCTTTGATCAAGTTGCCACGGCCTTTAGTCAAATTTTTAGTCAGATGTTTGGCGGTGGCGAAGCGCGCTTGATGCTAACTGATCCCGACCACTTGTTGACAAGTGGGGTCGATATTATGGCACAGCCACCCGGCAAAAAATTCCAACGCTTAAGCTTATTATCTGGTGGTGAACGGGCCCTGACGGCAATTACCTTGTTGTTTGCTATCTTGGCAGTTCGACCGACGCCGTTTAGTATTTTAGATGAGGCTGAAGCTGCCCTAGATGATGCCAATGTCGATCGGTTTAGTCAGTATTTGAATGATTTTCAAACGGACACCCAATTTGTCATCATTACTCACCGGAAAGGGACTATGATGCATGCTAACGTGTTATATGGCGTGACCATGGAAGAATCCGGCGTCTCTAAGATGGTCTCAGTATCATTGGATGATTTAAAAACGACCCAAAATTAA
- the ftsY gene encoding signal recognition particle-docking protein FtsY gives MGLFSRLKKAFSLPESEAASSAASTSTAAETTDDSQATAAVTATSTASAEPATSTATTVAAPTTPTVVEVTATSSVPASAASGAPVVSAEADVVDSQATNSASSAAASLAPASEPAASEVAESNVEPSVEPATAAAEPTEAERYDQGLKKSRQTFGDRINNFLANFRHVDEGFFDELEDTLIESDVGYETAMQISDELRDEVKLKNAKSKKEISSVIVEKLVDMYGEAGAGEDNSIHLAASGPTVILFVGVNGAGKTTTIGKMANMYKQQGKKVLLAACDTFRAGAIQQLQVWGKRDGVDVVAGPEKSDPAAVCFDAVKRAKAEAYDILFVDTAGRLQNKVNLMNELEKIKRVITREIPAAPQEVLLVLDATTGQNALNQAKLFKQSTAVTGIVLTKLDGTARGGIVLAIRNELHLAVKYVGLGEKVTDLRPFNANDFVYGLFKDVITG, from the coding sequence ATGGGATTATTTAGTCGCCTCAAAAAAGCATTTAGTTTACCAGAGTCCGAAGCAGCTTCAAGTGCGGCCAGTACAAGTACCGCCGCTGAAACGACTGATGACAGTCAAGCGACTGCAGCCGTCACTGCTACAAGTACTGCATCGGCTGAACCAGCAACCAGCACCGCTACAACGGTTGCGGCACCGACGACGCCAACCGTTGTTGAAGTCACAGCCACTTCATCAGTACCAGCGAGTGCCGCTAGTGGCGCACCAGTAGTGAGTGCTGAAGCTGATGTCGTTGATAGTCAGGCGACCAATAGTGCATCATCAGCAGCGGCATCTTTAGCGCCCGCAAGTGAACCAGCGGCTAGTGAAGTTGCAGAATCAAACGTTGAACCAAGTGTTGAACCAGCGACGGCTGCAGCCGAACCCACGGAAGCGGAACGGTATGATCAAGGATTAAAGAAATCACGTCAAACGTTTGGTGACCGGATTAACAACTTTTTAGCCAATTTCCGGCACGTGGATGAAGGCTTCTTTGATGAATTGGAAGATACGCTCATTGAATCCGATGTTGGCTATGAAACGGCGATGCAAATTAGTGATGAGTTACGCGATGAAGTAAAACTCAAAAATGCTAAAAGTAAAAAAGAAATCTCGAGTGTCATTGTTGAAAAATTAGTCGACATGTATGGTGAAGCTGGTGCCGGTGAAGATAATAGTATTCATTTAGCCGCATCCGGACCGACCGTGATTTTATTTGTCGGCGTGAATGGCGCTGGTAAAACAACGACAATTGGTAAGATGGCGAATATGTATAAGCAACAGGGTAAAAAAGTGTTGCTAGCGGCTTGTGATACCTTTAGAGCTGGCGCTATTCAACAGTTACAAGTATGGGGCAAACGTGATGGCGTCGACGTGGTTGCGGGTCCGGAAAAGAGTGATCCGGCGGCTGTTTGTTTTGATGCGGTGAAGCGAGCTAAAGCTGAAGCTTATGATATTTTGTTCGTCGATACGGCGGGCCGTTTACAAAACAAAGTCAACTTGATGAATGAATTGGAAAAAATCAAACGGGTGATTACGCGTGAGATTCCAGCAGCCCCCCAAGAAGTTCTGCTAGTCTTGGATGCGACTACGGGTCAAAATGCGTTGAACCAAGCGAAGTTATTTAAACAATCGACTGCAGTGACGGGCATCGTCTTGACGAAGTTAGATGGTACCGCTCGTGGTGGGATTGTGTTAGCTATTCGTAACGAGTTACATTTAGCGGTTAAATACGTTGGCTTAGGTGAAAAGGTCACTGATTTACGACCATTTAATGCAAATGACTTTGTTTATGGGCTATTTAAAGACGTGATTACTGGTTAA
- a CDS encoding putative DNA-binding protein, giving the protein MEIAKNYRINSLFEFYEPLLTNKQKSYIQLYYGDDYSLGEIAAEFAVSRQAVYDNIKRTEKILEDYETKLHLYQAFVARNHQVDAISDYIKKSYHGDAHLLKMIQQLVNLEADSE; this is encoded by the coding sequence ATGGAAATTGCAAAGAATTATCGCATCAATTCGTTATTTGAATTCTATGAACCCTTATTAACGAATAAACAAAAAAGTTACATTCAGTTATATTATGGTGACGATTATTCATTAGGCGAGATTGCGGCGGAGTTTGCCGTTTCACGGCAGGCCGTCTATGATAATATCAAGCGAACCGAAAAGATTTTGGAAGATTACGAAACCAAATTGCATCTTTATCAGGCGTTTGTTGCTCGTAATCACCAAGTAGATGCGATTTCTGATTATATTAAAAAATCTTATCATGGTGATGCACACTTGTTAAAAATGATTCAACAACTAGTCAACTTAGAAGCTGACTCAGAATAA
- the ffh gene encoding signal recognition particle protein codes for MAFEGLTERLQKAMTNLRRKGKVSESDLRQTMREIRLALLEADVNFTVVKDFVKTVRDRALGAKVLEGLNPAQQIVKIVNEELTKTMGETAVPLNQSDKIPTVIMMAGLQGAGKTTTVGKLALKLKTEQNARPLMIAADIYRPAAIEQLQQVGDQIDVPVFQLGTDVDPVEIVRQGMQQAATNHNDYVFIDTAGRLQIDEQLMNELANIKDLVHPDEILLVIDAMTGQNAVNTAQGFNDKLDVTGVVLTKLDGDTRGGAALSIRAVTGKPIKFVGQGEKMTDLDVFHPDRMADRILGMGDMLTLIEKAQQQYDEKQAEEMNLKIQENSFDFNDFIDQLDQVDKMGSMEDIMKMIPGMANNPAMKNMTMDPKDIAHIRAIVYSMTAKEKADPDLLNPSRRRRIAAGSGRPVQEVNRMIKQFNQTKKMMNQMSKGNFSGMEGLMGNGVGGKMQKMAMNRMVRQTKKQKKKRLAKAMRRRKR; via the coding sequence ATGGCATTTGAAGGCCTAACAGAACGTTTACAAAAGGCGATGACCAATCTCCGACGGAAAGGGAAAGTTTCCGAAAGTGATTTACGACAAACCATGCGTGAAATTCGGCTGGCACTATTAGAAGCCGATGTTAATTTTACGGTGGTCAAAGATTTTGTTAAAACGGTTCGGGACCGAGCACTCGGAGCTAAAGTCCTTGAAGGATTGAACCCCGCTCAACAAATCGTCAAAATCGTTAATGAAGAATTGACCAAGACGATGGGTGAGACGGCGGTACCGTTGAATCAATCGGATAAGATTCCAACAGTCATTATGATGGCTGGGTTGCAAGGGGCCGGTAAAACGACCACTGTTGGGAAATTAGCCTTAAAACTAAAGACTGAACAAAATGCGCGGCCGCTAATGATTGCGGCGGATATCTATCGGCCTGCTGCGATTGAACAATTGCAACAAGTTGGGGATCAAATTGATGTGCCCGTGTTCCAATTAGGAACGGATGTTGATCCTGTTGAAATCGTGCGCCAAGGGATGCAACAAGCGGCCACTAATCATAATGATTATGTCTTTATTGATACGGCTGGGCGATTACAAATTGATGAACAGCTCATGAATGAATTGGCTAACATTAAAGATTTAGTCCATCCTGACGAAATCTTGTTAGTCATTGATGCGATGACCGGTCAAAATGCGGTTAATACGGCACAAGGCTTTAATGACAAGCTGGATGTGACCGGGGTCGTCTTGACGAAGTTAGATGGTGACACCCGTGGTGGGGCCGCTTTATCCATTCGGGCCGTAACGGGTAAGCCAATTAAGTTCGTTGGTCAAGGCGAAAAGATGACCGACTTAGACGTCTTCCACCCTGATCGTATGGCTGATCGTATCTTAGGTATGGGCGATATGTTGACCTTGATTGAAAAGGCGCAACAGCAATATGATGAAAAACAAGCTGAAGAAATGAATTTAAAGATTCAGGAAAACAGCTTTGACTTTAATGACTTCATCGATCAACTGGACCAAGTTGATAAGATGGGGAGCATGGAAGATATCATGAAGATGATTCCAGGCATGGCGAACAATCCGGCGATGAAGAATATGACTATGGACCCGAAGGATATTGCCCATATCCGGGCCATCGTTTATTCAATGACAGCGAAAGAAAAGGCTGATCCCGACTTGTTGAACCCCTCTCGGCGGCGCCGAATTGCGGCTGGGTCTGGCCGACCAGTGCAAGAAGTTAACCGGATGATTAAGCAATTCAACCAAACTAAGAAAATGATGAACCAAATGTCTAAAGGCAACTTTTCTGGGATGGAAGGCTTAATGGGCAATGGCGTTGGCGGTAAAATGCAAAAGATGGCAATGAACCGGATGGTCCGTCAAACTAAAAAGCAAAAAAAGAAGCGATTAGCCAAGGCAATGCGGCGGCGTAAACGTTAA
- the rpsP gene encoding 30S ribosomal protein S16 → MSVKIRLKRMGSKKNPFYRIVVADSRSPRDGRFIAQVGTYNPLTEPAQVKLEEEDILGWLNNGAQPSDTVKNILSKAGIMKKYHEAKFTK, encoded by the coding sequence ATGTCAGTCAAGATTCGTCTAAAGCGGATGGGTTCTAAGAAAAATCCATTTTACCGGATTGTTGTCGCAGACTCACGGTCACCACGTGATGGTCGTTTTATCGCCCAAGTCGGCACATACAACCCACTTACAGAACCAGCCCAAGTTAAACTTGAAGAGGAAGATATCCTCGGTTGGTTGAACAATGGTGCACAACCTTCAGATACGGTTAAGAATATCTTATCAAAAGCCGGTATCATGAAGAAGTATCACGAAGCTAAGTTCACTAAATAA
- a CDS encoding KH domain-containing protein translates to MADIKALIQTVVTPLVQHPTDIKIGFQETSRYLEYNLTVNPEDIGRVIGRQGRVASAIRTIVYSVRVSGPKRVRLTIEDGQKKNA, encoded by the coding sequence ATGGCAGATATTAAAGCTTTAATCCAAACGGTCGTTACGCCGTTAGTCCAACATCCAACCGATATTAAGATTGGTTTCCAAGAAACTAGTCGTTACTTAGAATATAACTTAACTGTTAATCCTGAGGATATCGGGCGGGTCATTGGTCGACAGGGCCGGGTTGCTTCAGCAATTCGAACGATTGTTTATAGTGTCCGAGTTTCTGGACCTAAACGCGTCCGTCTTACGATCGAAGATGGACAGAAAAAAAACGCTTGA
- the rimM gene encoding ribosome maturation factor RimM (Essential for efficient processing of 16S rRNA), with amino-acid sequence MDYYRVGTLVNTHGIRGEVKVVAVTDFPEKRFAKGQQLTLFKDIDDTTGGLTVTITSSRAQKGLFFLTFAGFDNINDVEKYKGWTLKVTADKLQDLPAGQYYYHQIVGLKVVTTTGETLGHIKEILAPGANDVWVVQREHGQADVLLPKIPQVIKTVDLATETVTVELMEGLID; translated from the coding sequence ATGGATTATTATCGAGTTGGAACTTTAGTTAATACGCATGGCATCCGTGGTGAAGTGAAGGTCGTCGCAGTAACGGATTTTCCGGAAAAACGTTTTGCCAAAGGGCAACAATTAACGCTATTTAAAGATATCGATGACACGACCGGTGGGTTAACCGTCACCATTACAAGTTCACGCGCACAAAAAGGCTTATTCTTTTTAACTTTCGCCGGTTTTGACAATATAAATGATGTTGAAAAGTATAAAGGTTGGACGTTAAAAGTCACAGCTGATAAGTTACAGGACTTACCCGCTGGTCAATATTATTATCATCAAATCGTTGGTCTTAAGGTGGTCACTACGACCGGAGAAACGTTAGGTCACATTAAAGAAATTCTGGCACCTGGCGCCAATGATGTCTGGGTCGTGCAACGCGAGCATGGTCAAGCTGACGTCTTGCTACCAAAGATTCCGCAAGTTATTAAAACGGTTGATTTAGCCACTGAGACGGTTACGGTGGAATTGATGGAAGGATTGATTGATTAA
- the trmD gene encoding tRNA (guanosine(37)-N1)-methyltransferase TrmD gives MRIDILSLFPEMFTGPLHESMIGNAVENQVIDVGVTNFRDYTTDKHQHVDDYPYGGGAGMLLQPQPIFDALADVEAKHPTKGRVILLDPAGYQFTQTVAEDFAKEDHLTFICGHYEGYDERIRSLVTDEVSLGDYVLTGGELGAMVMIDATVRLIPGVLGNAESAPGDSFSSGLLEYPQYTRPADFRGLKVPDILLSGDHGKIDEWRLQQALKRTYERRPDMLAKLQLSGRARQLLADIKADAAGQ, from the coding sequence ATGCGGATTGACATTCTAAGTTTATTTCCAGAGATGTTCACCGGGCCCTTACATGAATCTATGATTGGCAATGCTGTGGAAAATCAAGTCATTGACGTGGGAGTCACGAACTTTCGCGACTATACGACGGATAAACACCAACATGTCGATGACTACCCTTATGGGGGTGGGGCGGGGATGTTATTACAACCGCAACCGATTTTTGACGCCTTAGCGGATGTTGAAGCCAAGCATCCTACTAAGGGGCGGGTCATTCTACTTGATCCAGCAGGGTATCAGTTCACTCAGACGGTTGCAGAAGACTTTGCTAAAGAAGACCACCTCACGTTTATTTGCGGGCATTATGAGGGTTATGATGAACGTATTCGGTCATTAGTGACGGATGAGGTTTCGCTCGGTGATTATGTCTTAACGGGTGGCGAACTAGGTGCCATGGTGATGATTGATGCGACGGTGCGGTTGATTCCGGGCGTGTTGGGTAATGCTGAATCGGCGCCTGGAGATTCCTTTTCGTCTGGCTTGCTGGAATATCCACAATACACGCGTCCAGCTGATTTTCGGGGGCTAAAGGTCCCAGATATCTTATTGAGCGGGGACCACGGTAAAATTGATGAGTGGCGGTTACAGCAGGCTTTAAAGCGGACCTATGAACGACGGCCTGATATGTTGGCCAAGTTACAGTTGTCGGGCAGGGCACGGCAGCTATTGGCTGATATTAAGGCGGATGCCGCCGGTCAGTAA
- the rplS gene encoding 50S ribosomal protein L19, with amino-acid sequence MRQNQLIEKLTNEQLRTDIPDFRAGDTVRIHARVVEGTRERIQLFEGVVIKRHGSGISETYTVRKISNGVGVERTFPLHTPRVASIDVVRQGRVRRAKLYYLRDLHGKAARIPERRRN; translated from the coding sequence ATGCGTCAAAACCAATTGATCGAAAAGCTTACCAATGAACAACTCCGTACGGATATCCCTGATTTCCGTGCCGGTGATACTGTTCGCATCCATGCCCGAGTTGTTGAAGGCACGCGTGAACGGATCCAATTATTTGAAGGTGTCGTTATCAAACGTCACGGTTCTGGAATTAGCGAAACTTATACAGTTCGTAAAATCAGTAACGGTGTCGGTGTTGAACGGACTTTCCCATTACACACACCACGGGTTGCTTCAATCGATGTTGTCCGTCAAGGTCGTGTTCGTCGTGCTAAGTTATACTACTTACGTGACTTACATGGTAAGGCTGCGCGGATTCCAGAACGTCGCCGTAACTAA
- a CDS encoding PadR family transcriptional regulator yields the protein MYDLLVLGALLDHDRSGYKLGKVLENSLVPRRKISNGVMYPLLNKLAAAGDIVFVAATESSRGKRLAHLTATGKAHLHTMLLAPVPMDAKRESIYRFKFKGMAQETPMVQGQILNDYKNAVLTDLQSYQRIYVHLERKSAVGGSNQVSVDWGLRTLSLQIAESEAKIKWSNQQLEKVQQVIAHGGMTNND from the coding sequence ATGTATGACTTATTAGTATTGGGCGCGTTACTTGATCATGACCGATCGGGTTATAAGTTAGGCAAAGTGCTTGAAAATTCGTTAGTCCCGCGGCGTAAGATTTCAAATGGGGTCATGTATCCCTTGCTGAATAAGTTAGCGGCGGCTGGTGATATTGTCTTTGTTGCCGCTACCGAAAGTTCGCGTGGGAAACGGTTAGCGCATTTAACAGCTACTGGTAAAGCGCATTTACATACGATGTTGTTAGCACCGGTGCCGATGGATGCGAAACGAGAATCTATCTATCGATTTAAGTTTAAGGGAATGGCACAGGAAACACCGATGGTTCAAGGTCAAATTTTGAATGACTATAAAAATGCTGTTTTGACTGACTTACAAAGTTATCAACGGATTTATGTGCATTTAGAAAGAAAATCAGCGGTAGGCGGTTCAAACCAAGTTTCAGTCGATTGGGGCTTGCGTACGCTCAGTTTACAGATTGCGGAGAGTGAAGCTAAAATCAAATGGAGTAACCAACAATTAGAGAAAGTGCAGCAAGTGATCGCACATGGAGGAATGACCAACAATGACTAA